The nucleotide window GAGAAATATTGTCATTCTCAGGAGGTCACCATTATGAAGAAAATTCTTGTTATCGCCGAACAGCTGCCAGACAGCCCTTCCCTTGCACTGGACAAGGCACTGTATTTTTCAGACCACGGCGGTGCAACAATCCACGTCCTTTCGGTCGTCTATAACAATGCGTTTGACCATCCGGAACTGATCACAGCTGAGGAAGCACAGACTCTGCAAGATAAAGTTATGTCGCAAGCCAAGGCAAACCTGAACAAGTTACTGGCTGGCCGGAAAAATGCGACTGGAGAAATACAGTGGGGCAAAAGCCTGGTCGGCGCTGTCGAGGAAACCTGTGAAGGTACAAATTATGACCTGATCATCAAGACAGGCCACAGATCCGAATCGTTCCTGCATCAACCTTCTGATTTCCGCTTGCTCAACCTCCCCAAAGTGCCGGTCATGATCCTCAGTGCAGAACGGTGGCGCAGCAAGCCGGTAGTCATGGCGACTATAGACTTCTCCAGTGATGATGCGGAACAGATGGCCCTCAACGACAAAGTCCTGAGCAGCGCCAAGGAATATGCCGATCTCATGGAAGCTGACCTGCATTGCTGTTATGTCGTTACTTACAATTCTGCCCTTGCTGACCTGGATATTGTCAACAGAGAAGAAATCTTTGAACGTTTCAAGGAAAAACGACTGAAAAAACTTCAGGATTATGCTGCCGGATACGGCATTCCCGCGCAAAATGTCGACATAAAACCTGGCAAGATTGAAAAAGTTATTCCTTCCATGGCCAACAGGCTAAAAGCGGAACTGGTGGTGCTGGGAACGCACCGAAGGAAAGGTCTGTCTCGAATTATTCTTGGCAACAGCAGCGAGAAAATTCTTAAAATCCTGCGCACAGATATCCTGGCTGTCAAACCGGACTGAGCCAAAAAAAACAAAACCCTCCTGCATATCAAATGCGGGAGGGTTATATATTTGAGTTGCCGGTTTATTCTTTACCGGCGGTATTTGTCAATCGCGGCTTCCAGGGATTTCTTCAGCTCTCCACCGATTTCAGCGCCGTCGCCCTCGATCCTGTCCTTGATCACCACGCGCATGGCGTCAATATGGGCCTTGACAATTTCCACATGGCTGTCGCCCATGCCGGCGTTCAATCCGGTAAAATTATACAGGCCATCGGCAAAGTCGGTAATCAACTGATAACCGAATGTACCCCCCTGCCCCTTCATGTCATGGGCAATGGCATTGATTTTTTCAAAATGCGCCTTGCGATATTCGGGGCTGTCAACACAACGACGATGTTCCTCCGCCAGACTGTCAATCAGGGTTGATACCCAGTCCGGATAATCCTCTGCCATTTCCTGAAGGGCTTCCTGGGCCTTGAGCATCAGGTCATCGTCAAATGAAACATCCTCTGCGCTTACTGAACCAAGACCAACCGCCTTTTCCTTCAATTTATTCTTCAGACGATAATAACGAACCCGTACCGGCTTAGCCATTGACCACTTCCACTTCTTCACTTTCATAGGTTAATTTGCGACGGTCTTCCCCTTCAATAGGGATTGCCTGACGGCGCCTGTCAGGCCCGAAATAGCTTGCAGTGTGGACATATTGGCGTGGTTTCATCACTACAGAGAAAATTTTATCGGCAAGGGCGTTGATGGAGAAAGGTTTGGACATGAATTCATTGACACCCATCTCCCGGGCTTCCTGCACACGGCTCGGTTCTGAATAACCGGTCAACATGATAAAAGGAACAAATCGGTCCGGAGACTCTTTATGCCGGCGTACCCAGCGCAGAAGCATCATGCCATTGACAGGAGACATCTCCCAGTCGGAAACGATCATATCCACGGACATCATTCCGGCCTTCATGGGGTCATCAGCCACCTGCTTCAGGAATTCAATGGCTTCACCGCCATCTCCCACCGATTTAATCGTTCCCACTCCGAGTACACGGAGGCTGTTGACAATCAGTGATCTGATAAACTGGCTGTCTTCCACGACCAATATGCTGATCCTGCTCAGATCCAAATTACTCATATCTAATATCTACCTCAATCTTGTATGCTTTGAGGTAATTCTGTGGGATTAGGGTAAATAAAGTGTGAAGGTTGTCTAAAAATATGTCCTTTTTTATCAGCAGTTAGCTGAATTAGGCAGCATATTCTCCAACACGGGTACCGATCTCCTCCTTCAGACCCCGGTGCAATCCCAGATGAAAAAGGGCTTCCGCAATCAGGAAGCTCGGAGCCATGAAAATCTGGAAAAGATTGTCAAGGAGAGCTGGTTTCCTGCCTTCAAAGACGTGCCCCACGAGCTGGAAAATCCAGCCGCCGACAAACAGGACGGCAAACCACATCCAGCCTGCAAGGTCAGGCAACGGTGCAAGGTACGTTGAGGCCTTGAGGAGCGGGATAAAGACAGCAGCCGCGATCAGCCCGATCAGCAGATCGGAAAACAGATAGAACATCAGGATAATGGCGATAAATATCATCGCAAAAGTGACCTGCATACCGTTTGTGGCAAAGACATCAATCCAGGAAAAAGCCATAAAAAGAGAGACAACGATAGACGGTACGCCAATATAATGGGTCAGCTGGTTTCTGCCGTCCATATGATAGGCTGAATACATGGCCATCTGTTTTATGAAAAATTCTTTCATATCGTCTCCCCTAAAGTCCAATAATCCCTCTAATTCGTCTTTTTCCAGTCAACTATATCATAACTCGCAAACGGGACCCAATTTATCTTTTGTATAGTCACCGGAGCAGTTGCTAGGCCATGAGGAGCCTGTTAGAATGCGCCGCAATATTCAACTAACGAAAAATGAATGCGGTATGAGTGAACAAAGCACGACCCAGGCAGATGGGGACAACAACCAGATCAATATCCTCAAAAAGGATCAGGTGGTAACGCCTCACCCGTCCTCGCTAAAACACAATCGGGTCAATATTTCCCGTGAAGTCGGGCTTAAAGCATGGCTGA belongs to Emcibacter sp. and includes:
- a CDS encoding universal stress protein: MKKILVIAEQLPDSPSLALDKALYFSDHGGATIHVLSVVYNNAFDHPELITAEEAQTLQDKVMSQAKANLNKLLAGRKNATGEIQWGKSLVGAVEETCEGTNYDLIIKTGHRSESFLHQPSDFRLLNLPKVPVMILSAERWRSKPVVMATIDFSSDDAEQMALNDKVLSSAKEYADLMEADLHCCYVVTYNSALADLDIVNREEIFERFKEKRLKKLQDYAAGYGIPAQNVDIKPGKIEKVIPSMANRLKAELVVLGTHRRKGLSRIILGNSSEKILKILRTDILAVKPD
- a CDS encoding response regulator, which translates into the protein MSNLDLSRISILVVEDSQFIRSLIVNSLRVLGVGTIKSVGDGGEAIEFLKQVADDPMKAGMMSVDMIVSDWEMSPVNGMMLLRWVRRHKESPDRFVPFIMLTGYSEPSRVQEAREMGVNEFMSKPFSINALADKIFSVVMKPRQYVHTASYFGPDRRRQAIPIEGEDRRKLTYESEEVEVVNG
- a CDS encoding DUF962 domain-containing protein codes for the protein MKEFFIKQMAMYSAYHMDGRNQLTHYIGVPSIVVSLFMAFSWIDVFATNGMQVTFAMIFIAIILMFYLFSDLLIGLIAAAVFIPLLKASTYLAPLPDLAGWMWFAVLFVGGWIFQLVGHVFEGRKPALLDNLFQIFMAPSFLIAEALFHLGLHRGLKEEIGTRVGEYAA